In Pelosinus sp. UFO1, one genomic interval encodes:
- a CDS encoding DUF1847 domain-containing protein, whose amino-acid sequence MSKEKELSHLSCTDCSIYNCKSRSKQFPGFCLTTKDNEGHLIADDIEEIKFHLQGDEQDAVVARASAQVEGLFYGKLTRVEEIIEFANRINAKKIGIATCAGLIEEAKIFAEILKAKGLDSYSAICKVGSVDKAEIGILEEHKIRPGTHESMCNPILQARILNYQKTDLNVVVGLCVGHDSLFTKYSDALVTTLVTKDRVTGHNPVAALYTAHSYYNRLRQKKD is encoded by the coding sequence ATGAGTAAAGAGAAAGAATTAAGTCACTTAAGTTGTACAGATTGTAGCATTTATAATTGTAAAAGCAGAAGCAAACAATTTCCAGGGTTTTGTTTAACTACGAAAGATAATGAAGGACATCTTATTGCCGATGATATTGAAGAGATTAAGTTTCATTTGCAAGGGGATGAACAGGACGCTGTCGTAGCTAGAGCATCAGCTCAAGTAGAAGGCTTATTTTATGGAAAACTAACTAGAGTCGAGGAAATTATTGAATTTGCTAATCGTATTAATGCGAAAAAAATTGGTATTGCTACTTGTGCTGGATTGATTGAAGAAGCCAAGATTTTTGCGGAAATTCTAAAGGCTAAAGGTTTGGATTCTTATAGCGCTATTTGCAAAGTGGGTTCGGTAGATAAGGCGGAAATTGGAATACTAGAAGAACATAAAATTAGACCAGGTACTCATGAATCTATGTGTAACCCTATCTTACAAGCTCGCATCCTGAATTACCAGAAAACAGACTTGAACGTAGTGGTTGGATTATGCGTTGGACATGATTCCTTGTTTACAAAATACTCAGATGCACTAGTTACCACTCTGGTTACCAAAGATCGAGTTACAGGACACAATCCCGTGGCAGCATTGTATACAGCACATTCTTATTACAATCGCCTACGGCAGAAGAAAGACTAA